In Heteronotia binoei isolate CCM8104 ecotype False Entrance Well unplaced genomic scaffold, APGP_CSIRO_Hbin_v1 ptg000334l, whole genome shotgun sequence, a single window of DNA contains:
- the LOC132590611 gene encoding V-type proton ATPase subunit D — MSGKDRIEIFPSRMAQTIMKARLKGAQTGRNLLKKKSDALTLRFRQILKKIIETKMLMGEVMREAAFSLAEAKFTAGDFSTTVIQNVNKAQVKIRAKKDNVAGVTLPVFEHYQEGGDSYELTGLARGGEQLAKLKRNYAKAVELLVELASLQTSFVTLDEAIKITNRRVNAIEHVIIPRIERTLSYIITELDEREREEFYRLKKIQEKKKIIKEKNEKEQELRRAAGEHEPANLLAEDKDEDLLFE, encoded by the exons ATGTCGGGCAAGGACAGGATCGAGATTTTCCCTTCGCGGAT GGCTCAGACCATCATGAAGGCCCGTTTGAAAGGAGCCCAGACAGGCAGAAACCTCTTGAAGAAAAAGTCTGATGCTCTTACTTTGCGATTCCGGCAGATACTAAAGAAAATTATTGAG ACAAAGATGTTGATGGGTGAGGTGATGAGAGAAGCAGCTTTCTCATTGGCTGAGGCAAAATTCACAGCTGGAGATTTCAG TACTACAGTGATTCAGAATGTGAACAAAGCTCAAGTCAagatcagagccaagaaagacaATGTAGCAG GTGTGACCCTGCCAGTTTTTGAGCATTATCAAGAAGGAGGAGATA GTTATGAGCTGACTGGTTTAGCCAGAGGTGGGGAACAACTGGCAAAACTGAAAAGAAACTACGCCAAAGCTGTAGAGCTCCTTGTAGAACTGGCCTCGCTGCAG ACTTCATTTGTTACATTGGATGAAGCCATCAAGATAACAAACAGGCGTGTGAATGCTATTGAACATG TGATCATTCCCAGGATTGAACGTACACTTTCTTATATAATCACTGAGCTGGATGAGAGGGAGCGGGAAGAATTCTACAG GTTAAAAAAGatccaggaaaagaaaaaaataataaaagagaaGAATGAAAAAGAACAAGAGTTACgaagggctgctggagagcaTGAACCTGCCAATTTGCTTGCAGAAGACAAGGATGAAGATCTTCTATTTGAATAG